The DNA sequence TACCCCCCCCATTACCCGATTGACAGATTTCTTTTCTGTGCTATAAAAGAGCCTATAACCTGCTTTTAGTAAATCCAAGATAGGAGGCGAGTATGGCGGGTAGTGTTTATAAGATCATCGAGATCGTAGGAACAAGCGAGAAGTCCTGGGAGGAAGCCGCTAAGAACGCCCTTGAGACTGCGGGAAAATCCCTCGAAGACCTGCGTGTCGCCGAGGTTATCAAGCAGGATGTGACGCTGGAGAATGGAAAAGTGAGCCAGTACAGGGTGAGGCTCAATATTTCCTTCAAGTATCACAGCGAGTAGTCAAGGGGAAGGGGAAGATGGAAAAGGGGACCTCGTGAGAGGTCCCCTTGTTGTTTCTTAGTACATGCCGTCCATGCCGCCCATTCCTCCCGGGGGCATCATAGGCATCTGAGCGCCTTTGTCTTTTGGTTTTTCCGCGATCATGCAGTCGGTGGTGAGCAACAGGGATGCCACTGAAGAGGCATTCTGAAGGGCCGTGCGGGCGACCTTGGTCGGATCGATGATGCCTGCGGCCACCATATCATCGACATACTCTTCCTTCGCGGCGTCGAAACCGAAGTTGCCTTTGCCGTTCTTTACCTTCTCGATAATGATGGACCCGTCGTGGCCGGCGTTGGTCGCGATCCAGCGCAGAGGGTCTTCGATGGCCTTCTTGACGATATTGACGCCGAACTGTCTCTGACCTTCGAGCTTGAGTGTATCGAGCTTCGCGATGCACCTGATGAAGGACACGCCTCCGCCGGGGATGACGCCTTCCTCAACGGCCGCCTTGGTGGCATTGAGGGCGTCCTCGACGCGGGCTTTCTTTTCTTTCATTTCCGATTCCGTCGCTGCGCCTACGTTGATCACGGCAACACCGCCAACGAGTTTCGCGAGCCTTTCCTGGAGTTTTTCCCTGTCGTAATCGGATGTGGTTTCTTCGATCTGGGTGCGAATCTGTTTGACCCGTCCCTCGATGTCTGATTTGTCGCCTGCGCCGTCAACGAGCGTCGTATTGTCTTTGTCGATGACGACCCTCTTGGCCTGTCCCAGATCCTTCAGGGTGATGCTTTCGAGTTTGATGCCCAGTTCTTCGGAGATCATCTGACCACCGGTGAGGATGGCGATATCTTCCAGCATTGCCTTTCTTCTGTCACCGAAGCCCGGTGCCTTTACTGCGGCGATCTTCAGGGTGCCCCTGAGCTTGTTCACCACGAGCGTGGCCAGGGCCTCGCCTTCAACGTCCTCGCAGACGATGAGGAGAGCCTTGCCCATCTTCGCCACCTGCTCGAGGATCGGCAGGAGGTCCTTCATGTTGCTGATCTTCTTCTCATTGATGAGGATAAAAGGCTCGTCGAGGACCGCTTCCATCTTTTCCGGGTTGGTGACGAAGTACGGTGAGATGTAGCCTTTGTCGAACTGCATGCCTTCGACGATGTCGAGGGTCGTTTCCATGCTCTTGGCTTCTTCAACGGTGATGACGCCTTCCTTGCCGACCTTGCTCATGGCCTCGGCGATAATGTTGCCGATGGTGTCGTCGTTGTTCGCGGAGATGGTCCCGACCTGTGCGATCTCTTTCTGGTCCTTGGTCGGCTTGGAGAACGTTTTCAGTTCAGCTACGATGACCTCGACTGCCTTCTCGATGCCGCGTTTGAGTTCCATGGGGTTGTGACCGGCCGCGACAAGCTTGGCGCCTTCACGGTAGATCGACTGGGCGAGGACTGTTGCCGTTGTGGTACCGTCGCCGGCTACATCACTTGTCTTGCTGGCGACCTCTTTGACCATCTGGGCGCCCATGTTCTCGAATCTGTCTTCGATCTCGATCTCCTTGGCAACGGTCACTCCATCCTTTGTTACGGTGGGGGAGCCGAAGGTCTTTTCGAGAATAACGTTTCTCCCTTTAGGTCCAAGAGTCACTCTGACGGCGTCGGCCAGTGTGTTGACGCCCCTCAGGAGTGCCTCCCTTGCGTTCTGATCATATTTGATTTCTTTAGCCATCCTTTGATCCCTCCTTCCTTAATTAATCTTCTACAATTGCAAGAACATCGTCTTCCCTGAGAATGAGATGCTCTTCGCCGTCGACCTTGATCTCCGTACCAGAGTATTTTCCGAAGAGGATCTTGTCTCCCGGCTTCACGGTCAATGGTGCCTTCTGGCCGCTTTCGAGGATCTTTCCATCGCCCACCGCAACCACCATTCCTTCCTGGGGTTTTTCCTTGGCAGCGTCAGGAATGATTATGCCACCCTTCGTTCTTTCCTCTTCCTCGATTCTCTTGATAAGAATTCTGTCCTGTAATGGTTTAACCTTCATTGTTTCACACTCCTTTCTGTGATTGTTAAATTAGCAATAGGTAAAAACGATTGCCAGACTTAATATAAGGATGTGGGTAAGTTCTTGTCAATACCGGGGGTTAAATTTTTAGCAATAAATTTACCCCTTCCCTATACCATTTGGTGAACAGTTCGTTTTCCAGCCGGTTCGTATCGGGGTCGGAAATGATGGACGAAAAGACTTTTTCTTTGTCGATCACGGTTTCATACTCACGCTCGGCCTGTGATGCGAGGCGGTCGATCATGGCCGCGAGGATCTCTTCCTTGTTGTTATCACACAGCCACAGCGCCCACCAGCGATCGTAGGCGCCGCGGACCTTCTTTCTGCTTTCATCATAGTAGCTTGCGAAGGAGGGGAGCCATTCCTTTACCCGGTCCCTTGAATCGAGAAAGATCTCTTCCACAAAGGGGAATCGCTCGAGGACGTCCATTTCGACGCGGATCTTTCTGATGAAGCCGTCTATGATGTCTTCCGCGCCGTGCTTCTTCTTGTAGACCTTTGATTTAAGACTGTTCCACACTTCGATGACGGGGTAGATCTCCATGTTCTTTTCGGAGTAGTTCACCGTTTCGATATTGTCGATGGCGTATTTTCGGGTGCTGGGTATGCCATACATGAGAAGCCCCAGGAGGTCGGAGACGATGTGATAGAGAAGGGACCTGTTCCTGGGACGCTTGGCGGGGAACATGAAGCAGATAAACTCATTGAGTTCCAGAGCCTCGACAAGATGGTCCTTTTTTGGTTCGTTATGCATGTACTTGATGGCGTCGATGGCAAGGGAGATCGTGGCCATGGATCTCAGGTCTTCCTTGTCCTTGATAAGTTCCCAGACATCCAGGATATGCCTTCGAGGGAGCACTATAAACCTTCCTTTCTGAGTTCTTCGAGGAGACTCTTCTGCCTGTCGGTAAGTTTCTTGGGGATGTCGATGATAACCTCCACGTATTCGTCGCCGCCCTGATTGGGGACGCCCAAACCTTTCAGACGGACCTTGGAATGGCTTTTCACTCCCGGTGGGATGGTGACCCTTTTGGGTCCGTCAATGGACGGGACCTCGACGACGGTCCCGAGAAGCGCATCCGTGAGTTTCACTTCCCTTGTTACATAGAGGTCATTGCCGGTGCGTTTGAAGACGGGATGTTCCCCCACCTTCATGGTTATGTACAGGTCCCCGCGCTGTCCGGCTCGGCCCTGATTGCCCTTGCCTTTGAGCCTCAGCTTTTTTCCGCTTGCAATCCCTTTCGGTATCTTGACATTCACTTCTTCCGTTCCCGTCGCCGTGGCCAGGGATATCCTTTTTTCAGCCCCATGCATGGCGTCCATGAAGGGTATTTCCAGTTCATAGTGGAGGTCCAGGTCGCGGACCGGCTCGGTTCCCTGCTGCTGCCGGGTGATGTAGTCGCCGAAATCCCAGGGTTGCTGCTGCTGCCGCTGCTGCTGTCGTGCTCCCCGGCCGCCCTGCCTGTCGAAGATCATGCTGAAAATGTCACCCCCGCCAAAGCCAAGGTCCTTGAAAAGGTCACCCACGTTGAATCCTCTGAAGATGTCCTCTTCGCTGTAACGTTGCTGGAAGCCTCCCATGCCAAAGGTATCGAACTGTTTGCGCTTCTCGGCGTTGCTGAGCACCGCATAGGCCTCGTTGATAAGTTTGAACCTCTCTTCGGCCTCCTTGTTGCCCGGGTTGCGGTCGGGGTGATACTTCAATGCCAGTTTCCGGTACGCCTTCTTTATCTGCTCTTCCGAGGCGGTTTTCGATACCCCGAGCAGTTCATAGTAGTCCTGTTTTCCTGCCATATGCTTCATCACCTCACGTGAGCCATGTATGTCCCGATGCCGCTGTCGACTGCACAGGCAACGGCGGGGCACTTCACCTTCATTATATATACCACCTGACGTTCCTCGTCAAATTCACTGATAGTCTCGAAATTTGCCATCCCCTTCGCGATGACGGGACCTCCACCCTGCCAGAGTCTCTCGATCTCGCCGGTCATGTCTTCCCTCGACAGACCAACGTTGGCCTTGCCTGTCGATATGATACGGGGATGCATCCTTTCAAGACCCAGCCGGCGGACGTCCTCCATGGAAAGGTCGTTCTGTGCGGGATGCTCCCTTACGGTGTAGAACACTCTTTTACCCTTTCCCTCAAGAAACCGCACAAGAGGCACATCAAAGACAAAGTCTCCCATA is a window from the Syntrophorhabdaceae bacterium genome containing:
- a CDS encoding dodecin family protein, with translation MAGSVYKIIEIVGTSEKSWEEAAKNALETAGKSLEDLRVAEVIKQDVTLENGKVSQYRVRLNISFKYHSE
- the groL gene encoding chaperonin GroEL (60 kDa chaperone family; promotes refolding of misfolded polypeptides especially under stressful conditions; forms two stacked rings of heptamers to form a barrel-shaped 14mer; ends can be capped by GroES; misfolded proteins enter the barrel where they are refolded when GroES binds): MAKEIKYDQNAREALLRGVNTLADAVRVTLGPKGRNVILEKTFGSPTVTKDGVTVAKEIEIEDRFENMGAQMVKEVASKTSDVAGDGTTTATVLAQSIYREGAKLVAAGHNPMELKRGIEKAVEVIVAELKTFSKPTKDQKEIAQVGTISANNDDTIGNIIAEAMSKVGKEGVITVEEAKSMETTLDIVEGMQFDKGYISPYFVTNPEKMEAVLDEPFILINEKKISNMKDLLPILEQVAKMGKALLIVCEDVEGEALATLVVNKLRGTLKIAAVKAPGFGDRRKAMLEDIAILTGGQMISEELGIKLESITLKDLGQAKRVVIDKDNTTLVDGAGDKSDIEGRVKQIRTQIEETTSDYDREKLQERLAKLVGGVAVINVGAATESEMKEKKARVEDALNATKAAVEEGVIPGGGVSFIRCIAKLDTLKLEGQRQFGVNIVKKAIEDPLRWIATNAGHDGSIIIEKVKNGKGNFGFDAAKEEYVDDMVAAGIIDPTKVARTALQNASSVASLLLTTDCMIAEKPKDKGAQMPMMPPGGMGGMDGMY
- a CDS encoding DnaJ C-terminal domain-containing protein translates to MAGKQDYYELLGVSKTASEEQIKKAYRKLALKYHPDRNPGNKEAEERFKLINEAYAVLSNAEKRKQFDTFGMGGFQQRYSEEDIFRGFNVGDLFKDLGFGGGDIFSMIFDRQGGRGARQQQRQQQQPWDFGDYITRQQQGTEPVRDLDLHYELEIPFMDAMHGAEKRISLATATGTEEVNVKIPKGIASGKKLRLKGKGNQGRAGQRGDLYITMKVGEHPVFKRTGNDLYVTREVKLTDALLGTVVEVPSIDGPKRVTIPPGVKSHSKVRLKGLGVPNQGGDEYVEVIIDIPKKLTDRQKSLLEELRKEGL
- the groES gene encoding co-chaperone GroES — protein: MKVKPLQDRILIKRIEEEERTKGGIIIPDAAKEKPQEGMVVAVGDGKILESGQKAPLTVKPGDKILFGKYSGTEIKVDGEEHLILREDDVLAIVED